A part of Arachis hypogaea cultivar Tifrunner chromosome 12, arahy.Tifrunner.gnm2.J5K5, whole genome shotgun sequence genomic DNA contains:
- the LOC112728232 gene encoding pectinesterase 2: MEAICLVITLVSLSLLLQTFVNGYSSNDIKHWCSQTPNPQPCEYFLSNNPNHQNKPINQKSDFLKLSLQLAQERALIGHANTVSLGSKCRNQLERVAWNDCVDLYQQTIQKLNKTLDPNTKCSQVDAQTWLSTALTNLETCKAGFYELGVQDYVLPLMSNNVTKLLSNTLALNNNGESHQEPSYKNGFPTWVKPGDRKLLQASSPASQANVVVAKDGSGKYTTVMAAVNAAPKSSSGRYVIYVKGGIYNEQVEIKANNIMLVGDGIGKTIITGSQSVGGGTTTFRSATVAVTGDGFIAQGMTFRNTAGAANHQAVALRSGSDLSVFYQCSFEGYQDTLYAYSDRQFYRECDIYGTVDFIFGNAAVVFQNCNIYARNPPNKINTITAHGRTDPNQNTGISILNCVVTAASDLKAVQSSVKTYLGRPWKEYSRTVFMKSSLDSLIDPAGWLEWNGNFALTTLYYGEYMNTGLGSSTANRVKWGGYHVITNAAEASKFSVANFIAGNAWLPSTRVPFTSNL, from the exons ATGGAAGCTATTTGCTTAGTGATAACACTTGTATCATTATCCCTTCTTCTTCAAACCTTTGTTAATGGATATTCTTCAAATGATATTAAACATTGGTGTAGCCAAACCCCAAATCCTCAACCCTGTGAGTATTTCTTGAGCAATAACCCTAATCACCAAAACAAACCCATCAACCAAAAATCTGATTTTCTCAAGCTTTCATTGCAACTTGCCCAAGAGAGAGCACTCATAGGACATGCAAACACTGTTTCACTTGGCTCAAAGTGCCGCAACCAACTTGAAAGAGTTGCATGGAATGATTGTGTTGACCTCTATCAGCAAACCATTCAAAAGCTCAACAAAACCCTAGACCCTAACACCAAGTGCTCCCAAGTTGATGCTCAAACATGGCTTAGCACTGCTCTCACAAACCTTGAGACATGCAAAGCTGGCTTCTATGAACTTGGTGTTCAAGATTATGTCCTTCCTCTAATGTCCAACAATGTTACTAAGTTGCTAAGCAACACTTTGGCTCTTAACAACAATGGTGAATCTCATCAAGAACCAAGTTACAAAAATGGATTCCCAACATGGGTCAAGCCAGGTGATAGAAAATTGCTACAAGCATCTTCTCCGGCATCGCAAGCCAATGTAGTGGTGGCCAAAGACGGATCCGGAAAATACACAACAGTTATGGCAGCCGTAAACGCAGCACCAAAGAGTAGCAGTGGAAggtatgtgatatatgtgaaggGCGGGATATACAACGAGCAAGTAGAGATAAAGGCAAATAATATAATGTTGGTGGGAGATGGCATTGGAAAAACCATAATCACCGGCAGCCAAAGTGTGGGAGGAGGCACCACAACCTTCCGTTCTGCCACTGTTG CTGTTACTGGAGATGGATTTATTGCTCAGGGCATGACATTTAGAAACACAGCAGGTGCAGCAAATCATCAAGCTGTTGCATTGCGTTCTGGATCTGACTTATCAGTTTTCTATCAATGCAGTTTCGAAGGTTATCAAGACACATTATATGCTTACTCTGACAGACAATTTTACAGAGAATGTGACATTTATGGCACTGTTGACTTTATCTTTGGTAACGCTGCTGTTGTGTTCCAAAACTGTAACATATATGCAAGAAACCCTCCAAACAAAATCAACACCATCACTGCACATGGCAGAACTGATCCAAACCAAAACACCGGCATTTCCATTCTCAATTGTGTGGTTACAGCTGCATCAGATTTGAAAGCAGTTCAAAGCTCTGTGAAGACATATCTTGGAAGGCCTTGGAAGGAATACTCAAGAACCGTGTTCATGAAGAGTTCTCTTGATAGCTTAATTGATCCAGCAGGTTGGTTGGAATGGAATGGTAACTTTGCATTAACCACATTGTATTATGGAGAGTACATGAACACAGGACTTGGATCTTCAACCGCAAACAGAGTTAAATGGGGAGGTTATCATGTTATTACCAATGCTGCTGAAGCTTCAAAATTCAGTGTTGCAAATTTCATTGCTGGAAACGCATGGCTACCTTCCACACGTGTGCCTTTTACATCCAATCTTTAA
- the LOC112728234 gene encoding methionine aminopeptidase 1A, whose protein sequence is MAGESDVSENALSCANCGKPANLQCPKCIELKLPREGSAFCSQDCFKSSWSSHKSVHVKAKLSSPGMGTPGEQDSSSPGESWLYCLKRGQSRTPKMPHFDWTGTLRPYPISVKRIVPANIDKPDWADDGIPKIEPNSDFQHTVEIKSPDLIAKMRETCRIAREVLDAAARIVRPGVTTDEIDKVVHDTTIAAGGYPSPLNYHFFPKSCCTSVNEVICHGIPDARKLEDGDIVNIDVTVYYKGVHGDLNETYFVGNVDEDSQKLVKCTYECLEKAIAIVKPGVRFREIGEVINRHATMSGFSVVKSYCGHGIGELFHCAPNIPHYGRNKAVGIMKAGQTFTIEPMINAGIWRDRMWPDGWTAVTADGKRSAQFEHTLLVTDTGVEVLTGRLQTSPNVFPWLKS, encoded by the exons ATGGCTGGTGAATCTGATGTCTCTGAAAATGCACTTTCTTGTGCTAACTGTGGAAAACCCGCAAATCTTCA GTGTCCAAAGTGCATTGAATTGAAGCTTCCTCGTGAAGGTTCTGCTTTCTG CTCCCAGGATTGTTTCAAGTCTTCGTGGAGCTCGCACAAGTCGGTGCATGTGAAGGCGAAGCTATCCTCACCTGGCATGGGCACTCCAGGTGAGCAGGACTCAAGCTCACCTGGTGAAAGTTGGTTATACTGCTTGAAGAGAGGGCAGTCAcgaactccaaagatgcctcaCTTTGATTGGACTGG GACGTTGCGGCCATATCCCATATCTGTTAAACGCATTGTTCCAGCTAATATTGATAAACCAGACTGGGCAGATGAT GGAATTCCCAAAATTGAGCCTAATAGTGACTTCCAGCATACTGTTGAG ATTAAATCTCCAGATCTAATTGCGAAAATGAGAGAAACATGTCGG ATTGCAAGGGAGGTTTTGGATGCGGCTGCTCGTATTGTTCGGCCTGGTGTGACAACTGATGAGATTGACAAAGTTGTTCACGACACAACTATTGCTGCAG GAGGATatccatcacctctcaattatcaTTTCTTCCCTAAATCTTGCTGCAC GTCAGTTAATGAAGTAATCTGTCATGGAATTCCTGATGCAAG GAAGCTTGAAGATGGAGACATTGTAAATATTGATGTCACTGTGTACTATAAAGGTGTACATG GTGATCTCAACGAAACGTACTTCGTGGGAAATGTTGATGAAGACTCTCAGAAGCTGGTCAAATGCACATATGAGTGCCTTGAAAAGGCAATAGCTATTG TAAAACCCGGAGTACGATTCCGGGAAATTGGTGAAGTTATCAACCGTCATGCAACTATGTCAGGCTTTTCAGTG GTAAAATCATACTGTGGTCATGGAATTGGAGAGCTCTTTCATTGTGCACCAAACATTCCTCATTATGGAA GAAATAAAGCAGTTGGTATAATGAAGGCTGGACAAACCTTCACAATTGAACCAATGATCAACGCAG GTATCTGGCGTGATCGAATGTGGCCAGATGGATGGACTGCTGTCACCGCAGATGGTAAACGAAGTGCTCAATTTGAGCACACTCTTTTG GTGACAGACACTGGTGTTGAGGTCCTAACAGGGAGGTTGCAGACATCACCCAATGTTTTTCCATGGTTAAAATCATGA
- the LOC112728233 gene encoding pectinesterase — MPKFSILVFLLLLFTTNTFSLQQEIELLKMTQTQVSQIMNNLLGKLGNEAMLVDDHSLHQNYSSTSVALRDCARLYEESEYRLSYMMNSMNSSYYYYDNDDALSWVSALMTNHKTCLDGLKEKGYVGAHDEVLENGNLTMLLDQALGLYAKRKGKAKPKGARERAFSRSSPSNGGITLASWNPSTSKADFIVSQDGSGTHKTIRDAVEALASRGSKNQERTIIYVRAGVYHEKVVIGSKLNNVMFVGDGMDRTIVTGSRSAADGSTLGSATFDISGDGFWARDMTFENTAGPRKHQAVALKSGSDFSVFYRCRFRAYQDTLYVYANRQFYRDCQIYGTIDFIFGDATVVIQNSDIYVRKPMSSQSNYITAQGREHPTEPTGISIINCKVRPTSDFVTSESSIKTFLGRPWKKYSRTVVIKSDLDGLIDPKGWGPWDGEFAIRTLYYGEYMNYGSGASLRNRVNWPGFHVLNSANEAYPFSVGEFLQGGRWIPASGVPFSSGI; from the exons atgcccaaatttTCCATACTagtctttctccttcttctcttcacCACCAACACTTTCTCCCTCCAACAAGAAATAGAGCTACTAAAAATGACCCAAACCCAAGTTTCACAAATCATGAACAATTTGTTAGGGAAACTTGGAAATGAAGCCATGCTAGTTGATGATCATTCACTACACCAAAATTATTCAAGTACTAGTGTGGCTCTAAGAGATTGTGCTAGGCTCTATGAGGAGAGTGAGTATAGGCTTTCTTACATGATGAACTCAATGAATAGTagctattattattatgacaatgATGATGCACTTTCTTGGGTTAGTGCTTTGATGACAAACCACAAAACTTGTTTGGATGGATTGAAGGAAAAAGGGTATGTTGGTGCTCATGATGAGGTTTTGGAAAATGGAAACTTGACCATGTTGCTTGATCAAGCTCTTGGTTTGTATGCTAAGAGAAAAGGCAAAGCAAAACCAAAAG GAGCACGAGAGAGAGCATTTTCCAGATCATCACCAAGTAATGGTGGAATAACGTTAGCATCATGGAATCCATCAACATCGAAAGCAGACTTCATAGTATCACAAGATGGTTCAGGAACACACAAAACAATAAGAGATGCAGTGGAAGCACTTGCTTCAAGGGGCAGCAAGAATCAAGAAAGAACAATTATTTATGTTAGAGCAGGTGTGTACCATGAGAAGGTTGTGATTGGATCCAAATTGAATAATGTGATGTTTGTTGGAGATGGCATGGACAGAACCATTGTCACTGGAAGCAGAAGTGCTGCTGATGGTTCTACTCTTGGTTCAGCCACATTTG ATATATCTGGAGATGGATTTTGGGCAAGAGACATGACATTTGAAAACACAGCAGGACCAAGAAAGCACCAAGCAGTAGCACTAAAATCAGGTTCAGACTTTTCAGTTTTCTACAGGTGCAGATTCAGAGCATACCAAGACACACTCTATGTCTATGCTAACCGCCAATTCTACCGAGATTGCCAAATCTATGGAACCATAGACTTCATCTTCGGAGATGCCACAGTTGTCATTCAAAACAGTGACATCTATGTGAGAAAACCAATGTCGTCCCAATCAAACTATATAACAGCACAAGGGAGAGAACATCCTACAGAACCAACTGGGATTTCAATAATCAATTGTAAGGTTAGGCCAACAAGTGATTTTGTTACATCTGAGAGTTCAATCAAGACATTCTTGGGTAGGCCTTGGAAGAAGTATTCTAGGACTGTGGTGATTAAGAGTGATTTGGATGGTTTGATTGATCCCAAAGGGTGGGGGCCATGGGACGGTGAATTTGCAATTAGGACTTTGTATTATGGTGAGTATATGAATTATGGGAGTGGTGCTTCTTTAAGGAATAGGGTTAATTGGCCTGGCTTTCATGTTTTGAATAGTGCTAATGAGGCTTATCCTTTTAGTGTTGGTGAGTTCTTGCAAGGTGGTAGGTGGATTCCAGCTTCTGGGGTTCCATTTTCCTCTGggatctaa